From the genome of Gemmatimonas phototrophica, one region includes:
- a CDS encoding acyl-CoA dehydrogenase family protein, with protein sequence MADTRYLSWPFFAPEHATFAHTLDRWAAEQVADIHSHDTDGDCRTLVRLLGEAGWLTHVVAGTQWGGAAEAIDTRAICLARETLARHNGLADFAFAMQGLGSGAISLAGTPAQQAAYLPRVARGEAIAAFALSEPTSGSDAAALQCTAQLDAAHYVLNGEKTWISNGGIADFYVLFARTGEAPGARGISAFIVDADAPGLEIAERMDVMAPHPLARLVFRDCRVPVGQRIGAAGEGFKIAMRTLDVFRTSVAAAALGFARRALDEALQRAITREMFGGVLADLQLTQASLARMATTIDSAALLTYRAAWQRDQGEPVTREAAMAKYVATEGAQEVIDAALQLWGGMGVRSGVPVERLYREIRALRIYEGASEVQQLIIARELLRDARTTTTPLSASHT encoded by the coding sequence ATGGCTGATACGCGCTATCTCTCGTGGCCGTTCTTTGCGCCGGAGCATGCCACCTTCGCCCACACGCTCGACCGCTGGGCGGCGGAACAAGTGGCTGATATTCATAGCCACGATACCGACGGCGACTGCCGGACGCTCGTGCGTCTGCTTGGTGAAGCGGGATGGCTCACGCATGTCGTTGCCGGCACGCAATGGGGCGGTGCGGCTGAGGCCATTGATACACGCGCCATCTGTCTGGCCCGCGAAACGTTGGCGCGGCACAATGGACTGGCCGACTTTGCGTTTGCCATGCAGGGGCTGGGATCCGGTGCGATTTCGTTGGCGGGGACGCCGGCACAACAGGCGGCGTATCTGCCTCGTGTGGCGCGGGGCGAGGCCATTGCCGCGTTCGCCCTCTCGGAGCCTACCTCCGGCTCTGATGCGGCCGCGCTGCAGTGCACGGCACAACTGGATGCTGCGCACTATGTACTGAACGGCGAAAAGACGTGGATCTCCAACGGGGGGATCGCCGACTTTTATGTGCTGTTCGCCCGCACCGGCGAAGCCCCAGGTGCCCGCGGTATTTCGGCGTTCATTGTGGATGCCGATGCTCCGGGGCTGGAGATTGCCGAACGCATGGACGTGATGGCGCCCCATCCGCTGGCTCGGCTGGTTTTCCGCGACTGTCGTGTGCCGGTGGGTCAGCGCATCGGTGCTGCTGGCGAAGGGTTCAAGATCGCCATGCGCACGCTGGATGTGTTCCGCACGTCCGTGGCTGCCGCCGCGCTGGGCTTTGCGCGGCGGGCGCTGGATGAAGCGCTGCAGCGCGCCATCACGCGTGAGATGTTTGGCGGCGTGCTGGCCGATCTGCAGCTCACGCAGGCGAGTCTCGCCCGCATGGCGACCACCATCGACAGTGCGGCGCTGCTGACCTACCGCGCAGCCTGGCAGCGGGATCAGGGAGAACCGGTTACGCGTGAAGCCGCGATGGCCAAGTACGTGGCTACGGAAGGGGCACAGGAGGTCATCGACGCGGCGCTTCAGCTCTGGGGTGGCATGGGCGTCAGGTCGGGAGTCCCAGTTGAGCGGTTGTACCGCGAGATCCGCGCGTTGCGCATCTACGAGGGCGCCTCTGAAGTGCAGCAGCTGATTATCGCCCGTGAGTTGCTCCGCGATGCCAGAACGACGACTACGCCGCTGTCCGCCTCCCACACCTGA
- a CDS encoding zinc ribbon domain-containing protein YjdM yields MSDDTAFPPCPSCSSPYTYESGTLLVCPECAHEWTAGPAAAVPASESTSIRDAVGNVLADGDTVTVIKDLKIKGTSSVVKVGTKVKNIRLVGGDHDIDCKIDGIGPMKLKSEFVKKA; encoded by the coding sequence ATGTCCGACGACACTGCATTTCCACCCTGCCCGTCCTGCTCGTCGCCCTACACGTACGAAAGCGGCACGCTGCTGGTGTGCCCGGAGTGCGCGCACGAATGGACGGCCGGTCCGGCGGCGGCCGTGCCTGCGTCCGAGAGCACCAGCATCCGGGATGCCGTAGGCAATGTGCTGGCCGATGGCGATACGGTGACCGTGATCAAGGATCTCAAGATCAAGGGCACCTCCTCGGTGGTGAAGGTGGGCACCAAGGTGAAGAACATCCGTCTGGTGGGCGGCGACCATGACATCGATTGCAAAATCGATGGCATTGGCCCCATGAAGCTCAAGTCGGAGTTTGTGAAGAAGGCGTGA
- a CDS encoding enoyl-CoA hydratase/isomerase family protein, whose translation MTALVQTVRDGDVLVVTIDHPPVNALSHAVRVGLMDALEQLEADATLGAMVLCSTGTVFIGGADIREFAGPRLDPMLNTVCNSMELCRKPIVAAMQGPALGGGLEVALACHYRVASPAVEIAFPEVLLGLLPGAGGTQRAPRLAGAALALDLMLTARRLAANEAVQAGLLDVVHEQPVVEAMSRAHAFAREGGALRRAREGKALQDSSLAGAEIAAARATLPSAYRNLYSPARIVDCVEAAVTLDFESGSAYESAAFMECLASPQRQALVYAFFAERDVRKSEKSGVDVAALGAIIRNARDASIEQLVHQGHARETVYGTLAAWGLTVNDSSPVAAGPQDIVAHCVGAMEDAAQQALDAGSACAAADCDIASIKYAGFPRYRGGVLWHASHGASVTPSSQTPT comes from the coding sequence ATGACTGCGCTGGTACAGACCGTCCGCGACGGCGATGTCCTCGTGGTGACCATCGACCATCCGCCTGTCAACGCGCTGAGTCATGCCGTTCGGGTCGGACTCATGGACGCCCTGGAGCAACTCGAAGCCGATGCCACGCTGGGTGCTATGGTGCTTTGCAGTACCGGCACGGTGTTCATTGGCGGCGCGGATATCCGGGAGTTTGCCGGTCCACGGCTTGATCCCATGTTGAACACGGTCTGCAACAGCATGGAGTTGTGCCGCAAGCCGATCGTCGCGGCCATGCAGGGGCCGGCCCTGGGCGGTGGCCTGGAGGTAGCGTTGGCGTGCCACTATCGGGTGGCATCACCCGCCGTAGAGATCGCCTTCCCCGAAGTATTGCTTGGACTGTTGCCGGGAGCCGGCGGAACCCAGCGCGCGCCGCGGTTGGCGGGTGCTGCACTGGCCCTCGATCTCATGTTGACTGCCCGCCGCCTGGCGGCCAATGAGGCGGTGCAGGCCGGTCTGCTGGATGTCGTGCATGAGCAACCGGTGGTCGAGGCGATGTCGCGCGCCCACGCATTCGCGCGGGAGGGTGGTGCGCTGCGCCGCGCGCGAGAGGGAAAGGCGCTGCAGGATTCCTCGTTGGCGGGGGCTGAGATCGCTGCGGCACGGGCCACATTGCCCTCGGCATATCGCAATCTCTATTCACCCGCCCGCATCGTGGACTGCGTTGAGGCTGCAGTGACGCTCGACTTTGAGAGCGGGAGCGCGTACGAAAGCGCGGCGTTCATGGAGTGTCTCGCCAGTCCCCAGCGGCAGGCGTTGGTGTACGCATTCTTTGCGGAACGGGATGTGCGAAAGTCGGAAAAGTCAGGTGTCGATGTCGCGGCACTCGGCGCCATTATCCGAAACGCACGGGACGCTTCCATTGAGCAGTTGGTGCATCAGGGGCACGCGCGAGAAACCGTATACGGCACGCTCGCCGCCTGGGGGCTGACGGTCAATGACTCATCGCCCGTCGCAGCTGGCCCTCAGGATATCGTTGCGCACTGCGTTGGTGCCATGGAGGATGCTGCACAGCAGGCCTTGGACGCCGGCAGCGCTTGCGCTGCGGCCGACTGTGATATTGCCAGCATCAAGTACGCTGGTTTTCCGCGCTACCGGGGAGGCGTTTTGTGGCACGCCTCCCATGGCGCGAGCGTCACGCCTTCTTCACAAACTCCGACTTGA
- a CDS encoding acyl-CoA thioesterase, whose product MTVLTLAETSPARPRFAKQMRVPFSACDPAGIVFFAQYYVMFQNLVDDWVTEGLGIAYGDLLGPRRVGLPTVRFETDFRAISTMGDLITLGLEVEQLGNKSLTLQLMVHGPNGVRVEARQVIVCTNLDTHRSMAFPTDLRDAIETFMATPTESA is encoded by the coding sequence ATGACCGTCCTCACATTGGCTGAGACCTCTCCAGCGCGTCCCCGTTTCGCCAAACAGATGCGGGTGCCCTTTAGCGCCTGCGATCCGGCTGGCATCGTGTTCTTTGCGCAGTATTACGTGATGTTTCAGAATCTCGTCGATGACTGGGTCACTGAAGGGCTTGGCATCGCGTACGGTGACCTGCTGGGCCCCCGACGGGTGGGGCTCCCCACCGTGCGCTTCGAAACAGACTTCAGGGCCATCAGCACCATGGGCGACCTCATTACACTCGGCCTCGAAGTGGAACAGCTCGGGAACAAATCCCTCACCCTGCAGCTCATGGTGCACGGTCCCAACGGCGTGCGTGTTGAGGCGCGACAAGTCATTGTCTGCACCAATCTCGACACCCATCGCTCCATGGCCTTTCCCACTGATCTGCGCGACGCCATCGAAACGTTCATGGCGACACCGACGGAGTCTGCATGA
- a CDS encoding AMP-binding protein, which yields MPSAHVDTFAHDHLPPVEEQPEFLFTLPSLQFPEQLNCATELLDRAVQRGWGDRACLLAPGIRWTYRELQERADRIAHVLVQDMGLVSGNRVLLRGANHPMLVACWFAVIKAGGIAVTTMPMLRAKELSTMIAIAEVSHALCDATLVEELREAQRTAPGLRELCCYHDAGPGGLEAAMARHDVPFVNVDTAANDTCLLAFTSGTTGVPKATMHFHRDVLAICRCWPPHVLRATEHDVFMGSPPLGFTFGLGGLVLFPMTIGATAVLLEKVSPPHLLEAIREFGATVLFTAPTSYRAMAQHQELLHQTTLRKCVSAGEALPPATRALWRDITGIELIDGIGATELLHIFISADEATARAGATGKAVPGYVAQVVDDAGQPVPVGTVGKLRVKGPTGCRYLRDTRQRSYVKDGWNYTGDAYFLDVDGYFHYSARTDDIIISSGYNIAGPEVENVLLLHPAVAECGVYGVPDAERGQIVKAYVVLRPGYEGNGAMVKALQDFVKQSVAPYKYPRAVAFVAQLPRTTTGKLQRFRLHELESGYAP from the coding sequence ATGCCTAGCGCCCACGTCGATACCTTCGCCCACGATCACCTCCCGCCAGTCGAGGAGCAGCCGGAGTTTCTCTTCACGCTCCCCTCGCTGCAGTTCCCTGAACAGCTCAACTGCGCGACGGAGTTGCTGGACCGCGCGGTGCAGCGCGGATGGGGCGATCGGGCATGTCTGCTGGCGCCAGGCATTCGCTGGACGTATCGCGAATTGCAGGAGCGGGCCGATCGCATTGCGCACGTTCTGGTGCAGGACATGGGACTGGTGTCCGGCAATCGGGTGCTGCTGCGCGGCGCCAATCATCCCATGCTGGTGGCGTGCTGGTTTGCCGTGATCAAAGCTGGAGGGATAGCGGTCACCACCATGCCCATGCTGCGCGCCAAGGAACTGTCCACGATGATCGCCATTGCGGAGGTGTCGCATGCCTTGTGTGACGCCACGCTGGTGGAGGAGTTGCGCGAGGCCCAGCGTACGGCGCCCGGGCTGCGGGAACTCTGCTGCTATCACGACGCCGGGCCGGGCGGTCTCGAAGCGGCAATGGCCCGTCATGATGTGCCGTTTGTGAATGTGGATACGGCGGCCAACGATACCTGCCTGCTGGCCTTCACCTCCGGCACCACGGGTGTGCCCAAGGCCACCATGCACTTTCACCGGGATGTGCTCGCCATCTGCCGCTGTTGGCCTCCGCATGTGCTGCGCGCCACCGAGCACGATGTCTTCATGGGAAGTCCACCGCTGGGCTTCACCTTCGGGCTGGGCGGGCTGGTGCTCTTCCCCATGACGATCGGTGCTACTGCCGTGCTGCTGGAGAAGGTATCGCCACCGCATCTGTTGGAGGCCATTCGGGAGTTCGGGGCCACCGTGTTGTTCACGGCGCCCACCTCGTATCGCGCCATGGCGCAGCATCAGGAGCTCCTCCACCAGACCACGCTGCGCAAATGCGTCTCCGCTGGCGAGGCGCTGCCGCCAGCGACCCGGGCACTCTGGCGTGATATCACCGGGATTGAGCTTATTGATGGTATTGGTGCCACGGAGCTGCTGCACATTTTCATTTCTGCCGACGAAGCCACGGCGCGGGCTGGCGCCACCGGCAAGGCCGTGCCGGGTTATGTGGCCCAGGTGGTGGATGATGCCGGTCAACCGGTGCCGGTGGGTACGGTGGGCAAGCTCCGGGTGAAAGGACCCACCGGATGCCGCTACCTGCGCGATACACGGCAGCGGTCGTATGTGAAAGACGGTTGGAACTATACCGGCGACGCGTACTTCCTCGACGTGGACGGATACTTTCACTACAGTGCCCGCACCGATGACATCATCATCTCTTCCGGCTACAACATTGCGGGCCCGGAAGTGGAGAATGTGCTGCTGCTGCATCCGGCAGTGGCCGAATGCGGCGTGTACGGCGTCCCCGACGCGGAGCGCGGGCAGATCGTCAAGGCGTATGTGGTACTGCGTCCCGGCTACGAAGGAAATGGCGCCATGGTAAAAGCATTGCAGGATTTCGTGAAACAGTCGGTGGCGCCGTACAAGTATCCGCGCGCTGTGGCGTTTGTGGCGCAGCTGCCGCGAACGACGACCGGCAAGTTGCAGCGCTTCCGTCTGCACGAACTTGAGTCGGGGTATGCGCCATGA
- a CDS encoding RidA family protein: MNTPLLPVGWKRPRGYANGVAARGQQIHVAGMIGWDEHEIFHTDDFALQARQALANVVEVLAAAGATPHHIVRMTWYVTNRDEYREALPGIGAAFRELIGHYDIAMTAVQVVALMEERAKVEIEVTAVIPD; this comes from the coding sequence ATGAATACCCCACTTCTCCCCGTAGGCTGGAAGCGGCCCCGCGGGTACGCCAATGGCGTGGCGGCGCGCGGGCAACAGATCCATGTCGCCGGCATGATCGGCTGGGACGAGCACGAGATCTTTCACACGGATGATTTTGCACTGCAAGCGCGACAGGCCTTGGCCAATGTCGTGGAAGTGCTGGCGGCAGCCGGGGCGACACCGCACCACATCGTCCGCATGACGTGGTATGTCACCAATCGCGATGAGTATCGTGAGGCGCTGCCGGGGATAGGTGCGGCCTTTCGTGAGCTCATCGGCCACTACGACATTGCCATGACGGCCGTGCAGGTGGTGGCCCTCATGGAAGAACGGGCGAAGGTGGAGATTGAAGTGACGGCCGTTATTCCGGACTGA
- a CDS encoding MarR family winged helix-turn-helix transcriptional regulator, translating into MATGRFARVHVVDDAQIGQEARASSSDHSAVRLWLRLLSCSAQIEQHIRTRLREHFGTTLPRFDYLAQLERHRDGLRLNALSRYLMVTGGNVTALTTQLIADGFVQRIPDPSDGRSTIVRLTPNGRKRFLRMAVEHERWLAELLDGFDAPHREALYSQLGRLRVHLAPQSSTNTPRKERAS; encoded by the coding sequence ATGGCCACCGGACGATTCGCCCGCGTGCATGTCGTGGATGATGCGCAGATTGGTCAGGAGGCCCGCGCCTCGTCGAGCGACCATTCCGCCGTGCGACTGTGGCTGCGGTTGCTGTCGTGCAGTGCCCAAATCGAACAGCACATCCGCACACGGCTGCGCGAGCATTTTGGGACCACGCTGCCACGTTTCGACTATCTGGCTCAGCTCGAACGGCATCGCGATGGCCTGCGTCTCAATGCGCTGTCGCGATATCTCATGGTGACGGGAGGGAACGTGACCGCCTTGACCACCCAGCTCATTGCCGACGGCTTCGTGCAGCGGATTCCCGATCCCAGCGACGGGCGATCCACCATTGTCCGGCTCACGCCGAACGGGCGCAAACGATTTCTGCGCATGGCGGTGGAACATGAACGATGGCTAGCGGAACTCCTGGATGGTTTCGACGCGCCGCATCGCGAGGCGCTGTACTCTCAGTTGGGTCGGCTGCGGGTGCACCTTGCCCCGCAATCCTCTACGAACACTCCGCGCAAGGAGCGCGCGTCATGA
- a CDS encoding bifunctional salicylyl-CoA 5-hydroxylase/oxidoreductase: protein MRIVCIGGGPAGLYFALLMKKLDPRHQITVVERNKPYDTFGWGVVFSDATVENMRKWDLDTCEAIEQSFSHWDDIELRFKGQRIRSGGHGFVGIGRKHLLNILQARCEALGVELRFEQEVDSDLDFPDADLIIASDGINSKIRAAYAETFKPDIVVRPNRFIWLGTHKLFDAFTFEFQRTEHGWFQSHVYKFDDKTTTFIVECPEHVWRAHGLDTADQDTSIAFCEQLFADSLGGEKLMTNARHLRGSAWLNFQRVVCEQWWLRNVHGSHVVLMGDAVHTAHFAIGAGTKLALEDAIELVRQFQKQGDTPEHIPAVLTAFQELRRIETLRIQNAAWNAMEWFEVCGERYCDQLEPEQFMYSLLTRSQRISHENLRLRDRGWLEGYERWFAARTPLAVDGDTPSREARPVPPMFTPYTVRSVTLKNRVVVSPMAQYSAVNGVAGDYHLVHLGARAMGGAAMVVAEMTAPSPTARITPGCPGLWNDEQEQAWQRIVQWVHGHTDAKIALQLGHSGAKGSTRLAWDGIDQPLPADGPEPAWPVISASPQEYLPGISPRAHAMSRADMETVREEFVAATQRAAAIGFDWLELHCAHGYLLSSFISPLTNQRDDEYGGSLENRLRYPLEVFSAMRAVWPDHLPMSVRISAHDWVDGGITPADAVQIARAFKNSGADLIDCSSGQVSKREKPTYGRMFQTPFADRIRQEAGIATIAVGAISEADHVNSIIAAGRADLCAVARPHLANPAWTLTEAARIGYRDVVWPKQYRTAKAQLEAGFARAAAPVAAPATDGFPSARGTL, encoded by the coding sequence ATGCGCATCGTCTGTATTGGCGGGGGGCCGGCCGGCCTTTACTTCGCCCTCCTCATGAAGAAGCTCGACCCCCGGCATCAGATCACGGTGGTCGAACGCAACAAGCCCTACGACACCTTTGGCTGGGGGGTCGTGTTCTCCGATGCCACCGTGGAGAACATGCGGAAATGGGACCTCGATACGTGCGAGGCCATCGAGCAGTCGTTCAGTCACTGGGATGATATTGAGCTGCGCTTCAAGGGACAGCGCATCCGGTCTGGCGGCCACGGATTTGTGGGCATCGGGCGCAAGCATCTGCTCAATATCCTGCAGGCGCGGTGTGAGGCGCTCGGCGTGGAGCTGCGCTTTGAGCAGGAGGTCGATTCCGATCTCGATTTTCCCGACGCCGACCTGATTATCGCCAGCGACGGCATCAACTCGAAGATTCGCGCGGCGTACGCGGAGACGTTCAAGCCGGACATCGTGGTGCGTCCCAATCGATTTATCTGGCTGGGGACCCATAAGCTGTTCGACGCGTTCACTTTCGAGTTCCAGCGCACCGAACACGGGTGGTTCCAGTCGCACGTCTACAAGTTCGACGACAAGACCACCACGTTCATCGTGGAGTGCCCTGAGCATGTGTGGCGGGCTCACGGCCTGGACACCGCCGATCAGGACACGTCGATCGCGTTTTGCGAACAGCTGTTCGCCGATTCGCTGGGCGGAGAGAAGCTCATGACCAACGCCCGTCATCTGCGGGGGTCGGCGTGGCTCAACTTTCAGCGCGTCGTGTGTGAGCAGTGGTGGCTGCGCAACGTACACGGCAGTCACGTGGTGCTCATGGGCGACGCGGTGCACACGGCCCATTTCGCCATTGGCGCCGGTACCAAACTCGCGCTCGAAGATGCCATTGAGCTGGTGCGCCAATTCCAGAAGCAGGGCGATACGCCCGAGCACATTCCCGCGGTACTGACGGCGTTTCAGGAGCTCCGGCGCATTGAAACACTGCGCATTCAGAACGCTGCGTGGAACGCCATGGAGTGGTTCGAGGTGTGCGGTGAACGCTACTGCGACCAGTTGGAGCCGGAGCAGTTCATGTATTCGTTGCTGACGCGCAGTCAGCGTATCAGCCATGAGAATCTGCGTCTGCGTGATCGCGGGTGGCTGGAGGGGTATGAGCGGTGGTTTGCGGCGCGCACGCCGTTGGCTGTTGACGGTGACACGCCTTCGCGCGAGGCGCGGCCGGTGCCTCCCATGTTTACGCCGTACACGGTTCGCTCAGTCACGCTCAAGAATCGCGTGGTGGTCTCTCCCATGGCGCAGTACTCCGCCGTGAACGGTGTGGCCGGCGATTATCACCTGGTGCATCTGGGCGCACGGGCCATGGGCGGTGCGGCCATGGTGGTCGCCGAAATGACGGCGCCCAGCCCGACGGCGCGCATTACCCCGGGTTGCCCCGGACTCTGGAACGACGAGCAAGAGCAGGCGTGGCAGCGCATTGTGCAGTGGGTTCATGGTCACACTGACGCAAAAATTGCGCTGCAGCTGGGGCACAGCGGGGCCAAGGGCTCCACCCGTCTGGCCTGGGATGGTATCGACCAGCCGCTGCCAGCTGATGGGCCGGAGCCCGCATGGCCGGTCATCAGTGCGTCGCCCCAGGAGTATCTGCCGGGCATCAGCCCGCGGGCTCACGCCATGTCCCGTGCGGACATGGAGACGGTGCGCGAGGAGTTCGTGGCCGCCACGCAGCGTGCTGCCGCCATCGGGTTTGACTGGCTCGAACTGCACTGTGCGCATGGCTATCTGCTGTCGAGCTTCATTTCGCCGCTCACCAACCAGCGTGATGACGAATACGGCGGCTCGTTGGAGAACCGGCTGCGGTATCCGCTCGAGGTTTTCAGTGCCATGCGTGCGGTGTGGCCGGATCATCTGCCAATGTCGGTGCGTATCTCGGCGCACGACTGGGTAGACGGAGGCATCACGCCTGCCGACGCGGTGCAGATTGCCCGTGCCTTCAAAAACTCGGGCGCCGATCTGATCGATTGTTCATCAGGGCAGGTGAGCAAGCGCGAGAAGCCCACGTACGGACGCATGTTTCAGACGCCGTTTGCGGATCGGATCAGGCAGGAGGCCGGGATCGCCACCATTGCCGTTGGTGCAATCAGCGAAGCCGATCACGTGAACTCCATCATTGCCGCCGGACGTGCTGACCTGTGTGCGGTGGCTCGGCCTCACCTCGCCAACCCCGCGTGGACGCTCACCGAAGCGGCGCGTATTGGCTATCGGGATGTTGTCTGGCCCAAACAGTATCGGACCGCCAAGGCGCAGCTGGAAGCGGGCTTCGCCAGGGCGGCGGCTCCGGTGGCGGCACCTGCGACGGACGGATTCCCCAGCGCGCGGGGGACGTTATGA
- a CDS encoding SDR family NAD(P)-dependent oxidoreductase: MTPLAGKHALVTGAARGIGAAIAERLIADGATVTLLGRTQASLSALAQRLGAGVVGTVVCDITSSEQVAQAIGQIPPVQLLINNAGQAESAPVARTTDEQWARMLAVNLTGTFYCSRAVLPSMLSAGWGRIVSVASTASLRGYPYVAAYAAAKHGVLGLTRSLALEVAGKGITVNAVCPGFTDTDMLRDSVANIVARTGRSEAEARASLSAFNPQGRFVSPADVAAAVSWLCAPDAAAMTGLAVPISGGEVM; this comes from the coding sequence ATGACCCCGCTTGCCGGAAAGCACGCGCTCGTCACTGGCGCCGCACGTGGCATTGGCGCCGCGATCGCTGAACGGCTTATTGCCGATGGGGCCACGGTGACGCTCCTCGGACGCACGCAGGCATCCTTGTCGGCACTCGCCCAACGATTGGGGGCCGGTGTGGTCGGCACGGTCGTCTGTGACATCACCAGCAGCGAGCAGGTGGCGCAGGCCATTGGGCAAATCCCACCTGTCCAGCTGCTGATCAACAACGCCGGACAAGCCGAGAGTGCGCCCGTGGCGCGCACGACCGATGAGCAATGGGCACGCATGCTCGCGGTCAACCTTACCGGCACGTTCTACTGCAGCCGCGCCGTGTTGCCGAGCATGCTGTCGGCCGGATGGGGGCGGATCGTGTCGGTCGCCAGTACAGCGTCGCTGCGCGGATATCCGTACGTGGCCGCCTACGCGGCGGCCAAGCACGGCGTATTGGGGCTGACGCGCTCGCTGGCGCTTGAGGTGGCCGGCAAAGGCATTACGGTCAACGCAGTCTGCCCCGGCTTCACGGATACCGACATGTTGCGCGACAGTGTGGCCAATATTGTGGCCCGTACGGGGCGTTCAGAAGCCGAGGCGCGGGCGTCGTTGTCGGCGTTCAATCCCCAGGGGCGCTTTGTCTCGCCTGCCGACGTGGCCGCTGCGGTGAGCTGGTTGTGTGCCCCCGATGCCGCGGCCATGACCGGCCTGGCCGTGCCTATCAGCGGCGGCGAGGTGATGTAG
- a CDS encoding enoyl-CoA hydratase family protein — protein sequence MTAYLAGLDAGTTRQMADYTATHFGWTLHDGVATVVLNRPARKNPLTFESYAELRDCFRALRSATDVHAVVLTGAGDNFCSGGDVHEIIGPLVSLAAPDLLRFTRLTGDLVLAMRACPQPIIAAVDGVCAGAGAILSMASDLRYGTARSKTAFLFNRVGLAGCDMGACALLPRIIGQGRASELLYTGRSMSGEEAERWGYFNRLVAPDALLGEAQAMAHQLRTGPTFANGITKTMLHQEWSMTIEQAIEAEAQAQALCMLTEDFRTAYHAFAAKQSPVFQGR from the coding sequence ATGACGGCCTATCTGGCAGGACTCGACGCTGGCACGACCCGCCAGATGGCGGACTACACCGCCACGCATTTCGGCTGGACGCTGCACGACGGTGTGGCCACGGTGGTGCTCAACCGACCCGCGCGCAAGAATCCGCTCACGTTTGAGAGCTACGCCGAGTTGCGCGACTGCTTCCGTGCGCTGCGCAGCGCGACCGACGTGCATGCGGTGGTGCTCACCGGAGCGGGAGACAACTTCTGTTCCGGCGGTGATGTGCACGAGATCATCGGGCCATTGGTCTCGCTCGCCGCACCGGATCTCCTGCGCTTTACCCGGCTCACAGGGGATCTTGTGCTGGCCATGCGCGCCTGTCCACAGCCCATTATCGCGGCCGTGGATGGCGTGTGCGCGGGCGCCGGCGCCATTCTGTCCATGGCCAGCGATCTGCGCTATGGCACCGCCCGCAGCAAGACGGCGTTTCTGTTCAATCGGGTCGGACTGGCCGGTTGCGATATGGGTGCCTGCGCGCTGTTGCCGCGCATCATTGGGCAGGGGCGCGCCAGCGAATTGCTGTACACCGGACGCTCCATGAGCGGCGAGGAGGCGGAACGCTGGGGCTACTTCAACCGACTGGTGGCACCCGACGCACTGCTGGGTGAAGCGCAGGCCATGGCCCACCAGCTGCGTACCGGCCCGACCTTCGCCAATGGGATCACCAAGACCATGCTGCATCAGGAATGGAGCATGACCATCGAGCAGGCCATTGAGGCCGAAGCGCAGGCGCAGGCGCTGTGCATGCTTACGGAAGACTTCCGCACGGCGTACCACGCCTTTGCCGCCAAGCAGTCACCGGTCTTTCAGGGGCGGTGA